The proteins below are encoded in one region of Chitinophagales bacterium:
- a CDS encoding DUF3836 domain-containing protein: MMKLTNLLLTLLVTQAVFATCRVDTVNQYTFITGTNIKEQSGRQINSYDANNNRTQELYQKWNSSSSSWVNDYKYDYSYDGNNNQTQLLYQTWNTGSGSWVNSSKRNYSYDGNSNQTQYIYQTWSSSTWVNYNKYDYSYDGNNNKTQEVQQSWNTGSSSWVNESKSDYSYNGNNNLIQYIYQTWNSGSWVNQTKLSYSYDGNNNQIQYITQAWNSGSNTWKNNSKEDYSYDGNNNRIQYILQTWNSGSSTWVNSSKRNYSYDGNNNRTQEIYQAWNSSTWVNSSKRDYSYDGNNKQTQAIYQTWNSGSSSWVNNSKTDFSYDANNNRTQEISQTWNSGSSTWVNSSKYDYSYNGNNKLTQEISQTWNSGNSSWVNNSKNTYEYNTQSDLTASDSYSDWNDVSSYYATHTRKEYSCTQITSGINDMEALAFKLYPNPVVDNRFTIHATQNGTYFLHDMQGRTIQQGTLVIGENSIATPSLQAGIYFVNINSKSFKLVVE; the protein is encoded by the coding sequence ATGATGAAACTAACAAATTTACTATTAACCCTATTGGTAACCCAGGCAGTTTTTGCAACATGCAGAGTAGATACTGTAAACCAATACACCTTTATAACCGGAACCAATATAAAAGAACAATCCGGCAGGCAGATAAACAGCTATGATGCAAACAACAACCGAACTCAAGAGCTTTATCAAAAGTGGAACAGCAGTAGCAGCAGTTGGGTGAATGATTATAAATATGATTACAGCTATGATGGGAACAACAACCAAACTCAACTTCTTTATCAAACGTGGAATACTGGCAGCGGCAGTTGGGTGAATAGTAGTAAAAGAAATTACAGCTATGATGGGAACAGCAACCAAACACAATATATTTATCAAACGTGGAGCAGCAGCACTTGGGTGAATTATAATAAATATGATTACAGTTATGATGGGAACAACAACAAAACTCAAGAGGTTCAACAATCATGGAATACTGGCAGCAGCAGTTGGGTAAATGAGTCTAAATCTGATTACAGCTACAATGGAAACAACAACCTAATACAATATATTTATCAAACGTGGAACAGCGGCAGTTGGGTGAACCAAACTAAACTTAGTTACAGCTATGATGGGAACAACAACCAAATCCAATATATTACTCAAGCGTGGAACAGCGGCAGCAACACTTGGAAGAACAATAGTAAAGAAGATTACAGTTATGATGGGAACAACAACCGAATCCAATATATTTTGCAAACGTGGAACAGTGGCAGCAGCACTTGGGTGAATAGTAGTAAAAGAAATTACAGCTATGATGGGAACAACAACCGAACACAAGAGATTTATCAAGCATGGAACAGCAGCACCTGGGTGAATAGTAGTAAAAGAGATTACAGCTATGATGGGAACAACAAGCAAACTCAAGCGATTTATCAAACATGGAATAGTGGCAGCAGCAGTTGGGTAAATAATAGTAAAACAGATTTCAGTTATGATGCGAACAACAACCGAACTCAAGAGATTTCTCAAACATGGAATAGCGGCAGCAGCACTTGGGTGAATAGTAGTAAATATGATTACAGCTACAATGGAAACAACAAGCTAACACAAGAGATTTCTCAAACATGGAATAGTGGCAACAGCAGTTGGGTGAATAATTCAAAAAATACCTATGAGTATAATACACAGAGTGATTTAACTGCTAGCGATAGTTATTCCGATTGGAATGATGTAAGTTCATACTATGCTACTCACACTCGTAAAGAGTATAGCTGCACACAAATAACTTCAGGCATAAACGATATGGAAGCATTGGCATTTAAGCTTTATCCAAATCCGGTAGTAGATAACCGGTTTACTATACATGCAACGCAAAACGGTACATATTTTTTACACGATATGCAAGGCAGAACCATACAGCAAGGCACTTTAGTAATTGGAGAAAACAGCATTGCCACACCAAGCCTGCAAGCAGGTATCTATTTTGTAAACATCAACAGCAAAAGTTTTAAGCTGGTAGTAGAATAA
- a CDS encoding alanine dehydrogenase produces MKIGIIREEKSPKDNRVPLTPSQCRMLMEEHPELWIAVQPSDHRCYTNDEYRWQGVPVREDLSGCDYLLGVKEIPVEYILPDKTYLIFSHTIKKQPHNKKLLQAFMKQQSSLIDYECLKDTKGKRIIAFGRWAGIVGAYHALRMVGLRSGAFTIRQMSECHNFAEAQKELSKMKLPPINIVLTGTGRVSEGAAFLLELSGIKKVEPSDLLRREFNEPVYAQLESKHLFYRDGLDEFNSEDYHKNPELYHSAFYPFTKVTDLFINGIYWDKRIPVFFSKEQMNAADFRIAQIADITCDIAPDASVPSTLRASTIAEPYYGYQPGTASIAPPFTKEVIDVMAIDNLPNELPRDASEDFGNMLISRIIPKILQGNHPVIHHATIVNKGKLNEPFLYLKDYADMN; encoded by the coding sequence ATGAAAATTGGAATTATACGCGAAGAAAAAAGCCCCAAAGATAACCGAGTGCCGCTTACGCCATCGCAATGCCGCATGCTGATGGAAGAGCATCCCGAATTGTGGATTGCCGTGCAACCCAGCGACCATCGCTGCTATACCAACGATGAGTACCGCTGGCAGGGTGTGCCCGTGCGCGAAGATTTAAGTGGATGCGATTATTTATTGGGTGTAAAAGAGATTCCGGTAGAATATATTTTGCCCGATAAAACATACCTTATTTTTTCGCACACTATTAAGAAACAGCCGCATAACAAGAAGTTGCTACAAGCCTTTATGAAGCAGCAATCTTCGCTTATAGATTACGAGTGTTTAAAGGATACTAAAGGTAAGCGTATTATAGCTTTTGGCCGCTGGGCCGGCATAGTGGGTGCTTACCATGCTTTGCGCATGGTAGGGTTGCGCTCGGGCGCTTTTACCATTAGGCAAATGAGTGAATGCCATAATTTTGCCGAAGCTCAAAAGGAACTTTCTAAAATGAAGTTGCCGCCTATAAATATTGTACTTACAGGCACAGGACGCGTAAGCGAAGGTGCCGCATTTTTATTGGAGCTTAGCGGTATAAAAAAAGTGGAACCTTCGGATTTGCTGCGAAGGGAGTTTAATGAGCCGGTGTATGCTCAGTTAGAAAGTAAACACCTTTTTTACCGCGATGGTTTGGATGAGTTTAACTCCGAAGACTATCATAAAAACCCGGAACTTTACCATAGCGCTTTTTATCCTTTTACAAAAGTTACCGACTTATTCATAAATGGCATTTATTGGGATAAACGCATTCCTGTGTTTTTTAGTAAAGAACAAATGAACGCAGCCGATTTTCGTATTGCTCAAATAGCCGATATTACTTGCGATATTGCGCCCGATGCTTCTGTGCCCAGCACATTGAGAGCTTCTACCATTGCAGAGCCGTACTACGGCTACCAGCCCGGCACCGCTAGCATTGCACCGCCATTTACAAAAGAAGTGATAGATGTTATGGCAATAGATAATTTACCGAATGAATTGCCGCGCGATGCTTCAGAAGATTTTGGCAATATGCTCATTAGCAGAATTATACCTAAGATTTTACAAGGAAACCATCCGGTAATTCACCATGCAACTATTGTGAATAAGGGAAAACTGAATGAGCCGTTTTTGTATCTTAAAGATTATGCCGACATGAATTAA